One genomic window of Micropterus dolomieu isolate WLL.071019.BEF.003 ecotype Adirondacks linkage group LG14, ASM2129224v1, whole genome shotgun sequence includes the following:
- the cript gene encoding cysteine-rich PDZ-binding protein — protein MVCEKCEKKLGKVITPDTWKDGARNTTEGGGRKLNENKMLTAKKARFDPYSKTGFATCRICKSSVHQSGSHYCQGCAYKKGICAMCGKKVLDTKNYKQTSV, from the exons ATGGTTTGTGAAAAAT GCGAGAAGAAGCTTGGTAAAGTCATCACACCGGACACCTGGAAGGATGGAGCCCGGAATACAACAG AGGGTGGTGGGCGCAAGCTCAATGAAAACAAGATGCTGACTGCTAAGAAAGCCAG GTTTGACCCTTACAGCAAGACGGGCTTTGCTACCTGCAGGATCTGCAAGAGCTCTGTTCATCAGTCTGGATCACACTACTGTCAGGGCTGTGCATACAAGAAAG GAATCTGTGCAATGTGTGGAAAAAAAGTTTTGGACACAAAGAACTACAAACAGACATCTGTGTGA